TTCTTAAGGATGTTGGTATGAACTTCTGACCTCCAAATCCCGGATTAACGGACATAATTAGGACGAAGTCTAAAAAGGGAAGGATTTCCTCCAAAAAGGATACGGGAGTTGAGGGATTTAAAACTATTCCCGCCTTTGCTCCAAGTTCTCTTATTTTCTCAACAATTCTGTGGTGGTGAACTGCAGCCTCGAAGTGAAAGGAAATCCAATCTGCCCCAGCCTTTATGAATTCCTCCACGTACTTTTCAGGTTCAACAATCATAAGGTGAACGTCCAAGGGGAGCTCTGTTACCTTCCTTATAGATTCAACGACTGGTATTCCTATAGTAATATTTGGAACGAACCTTCCATCCATAACATCAACGTGGAGAAGGTCAGCTCCTTCCCTTTCAACCTCTTTTATGTCCCTTTCAAGACAGGCAAAGTTTGCAGAGAGAATCGACGGTGCTAAAAGTGGCATTCTACCTCCAGATTTTCTGGGGGGAATTTTATCAAGATTTTGGAGGATTTACAGGAATTTACAGTTTTGGAGGGATTGTTCAAAGGGAGGTTTTTAGGAGGGAATTTTTTGGAGAGTTAAATAAAAGGAGCCCCGAAGGGCTCCTATCTATTAGTATTCAGGCATTGGTGGTACGTTCTTCTCTTCCTTTTCGGGAATTTCAGTAACAGCAGCCTCTGTTGTCAGGAGGAGTCCAGCTGCAGATGCAGCATTTTGAACGGCAATTCTCTCTACTTTAGCAGGGTCAATTACTCCAGCCTCTACAAGGTTTTCAAATTCTCCTTTCCTTGCGTTGAATCCCCACTCTACGCCCTTTTCCTTAATGAACTCCTTAACTTTCTCTACAATTACCTGTCCTGCATATCCTGCGTTATCTGCAATCTGCCTTAGAGGAGATTCTACGGCCTTCTTAACAATCTCTACTCCGTGCTTCTTGTCAATTTCACCTTTTTCATCAAGCTCTTTTATAAGGTCATCTAACTTCATTGATGCAGCAAGTAGAGCTGTTCCACCACCAGGAACAATTCCCTCCTCAACTGCTGCCCTTGTAGCGTGGAGGGCGTCTTCAACACGAGCTTTCTTCTCCTTAAGTTCAGCCTCTGTAGCAGCACCAACTTTGATTATTGCTACACCACCTGCAAGTTTGGCAAGTCTCTCTTGGAGTTTTTCCTTGTCGTACTCAGATGTAGCCTTTTCAAGTTCAGCCTTGATTTGCTTAATTCTTCCTTCAATGTCCTCAGGCTTACCTTTACCGCCGATGATTGTTGTGTGCTCCTTATCAACAACAACCTTATCAGCTTGACCAAGCATATCTAATGTAACGTTTTCAAGCTTAATTCCAAGGTCTTCAAGAATAGCTGTTCCTCCTGTGAG
Above is a genomic segment from Balnearium lithotrophicum containing:
- the rpe gene encoding ribulose-phosphate 3-epimerase; the encoded protein is MPLLAPSILSANFACLERDIKEVEREGADLLHVDVMDGRFVPNITIGIPVVESIRKVTELPLDVHLMIVEPEKYVEEFIKAGADWISFHFEAAVHHHRIVEKIRELGAKAGIVLNPSTPVSFLEEILPFLDFVLIMSVNPGFGGQKFIPTSLRKIEKLREMKDNLNPDLLIEIDGGIKPSNVEPVLRAGAEVIVSGSGVFKGSISENIRAFKEKFKSL